From Pandoraea norimbergensis, the proteins below share one genomic window:
- a CDS encoding RNA polymerase sigma factor: MTEEVRLALMAYLSKRYGDLKRHLVRSLRNPELAEDALHDTWLRLTRLEDQETVLNPHGFLLRMATNIAINHLRSHSQQASASDIDEILEMPDPAPGPEQTADARAEMEALMRVIGRLPQRRRDVLLLVRWEGMPQKDVAAHLGVSVSVVEHELRRAQAFCAEHMAARSPPPRASKKSGGKA; this comes from the coding sequence ATGACCGAGGAAGTCCGGCTGGCGCTGATGGCCTATCTGTCGAAGCGCTATGGCGATCTGAAGCGTCATCTCGTGCGTTCGCTGCGCAACCCGGAGCTTGCCGAAGACGCGCTGCACGACACCTGGCTGCGGCTCACGCGGTTAGAGGATCAGGAAACGGTGCTCAATCCGCACGGTTTCCTGCTGCGCATGGCAACCAACATCGCCATCAATCATCTGCGCAGCCATAGCCAACAGGCGAGTGCGAGCGATATCGACGAAATTCTCGAAATGCCGGACCCCGCGCCGGGCCCCGAACAGACCGCCGATGCGCGCGCAGAGATGGAGGCGCTCATGCGTGTCATCGGCCGATTGCCGCAGCGCCGGCGCGACGTGTTGTTGCTCGTGCGCTGGGAAGGTATGCCGCAAAAGGACGTCGCGGCACACCTCGGCGTGTCGGTGAGCGTTGTCGAGCATGAATTGCGGCGGGCGCAGGCATTTTGTGCGGAGCATATGGCCGCCCGATCGCCACCCCCACGGGCGTCAAAAAAATCTGGCGGAAAAGCGTGA
- a CDS encoding FecR family protein yields MRTPLPPGYPTDSSGPADPGRSRDDVLRQEARVWLALLAGGDVRQVDLHAFRRWQGASVAHAAAFDEVKRQWHAMRPAIGELLRKDPAVAARHRRLIGGDVAAGRRAFLVAGASVAAVAGVAAVYPPLGLWPALATWGADYRTATGEQRDVALAGRVNVVLNTQTSVRQQASADGARGLKLITGELAVDMSAARDPFVVVAGAGRSVATAGRFEVRNLDGRVCVSCLEGTVRVMHPAGERRLIAREQTVYRDDAIGGVAGIEPAAVSAWRRGELVFRETPLVKVVEEINRYRPGRVVLMADSRRNSPVSGRFAIAILDEALLQIERSFGLNSRSLPGGLLILS; encoded by the coding sequence ATGAGAACACCCTTGCCACCTGGATATCCGACTGATTCGAGCGGCCCGGCCGACCCGGGACGCTCGCGCGACGACGTACTCCGTCAGGAGGCCCGCGTCTGGCTCGCACTGCTCGCTGGCGGCGACGTGCGTCAGGTCGATCTGCACGCGTTCCGCCGCTGGCAGGGGGCAAGCGTTGCGCACGCCGCGGCCTTCGACGAGGTAAAGCGCCAGTGGCATGCCATGCGTCCTGCCATCGGCGAACTGCTGCGCAAAGACCCGGCGGTGGCGGCGCGCCACCGGCGGCTGATCGGTGGGGACGTTGCCGCCGGTCGCCGTGCCTTCCTCGTCGCCGGTGCGAGCGTCGCAGCGGTCGCGGGCGTGGCTGCCGTCTATCCGCCGTTGGGGCTGTGGCCCGCGTTGGCGACCTGGGGGGCCGACTACCGCACGGCCACGGGTGAGCAGCGAGACGTTGCGCTGGCCGGACGAGTCAATGTCGTGTTGAACACACAGACGAGCGTGCGCCAGCAGGCGAGTGCCGACGGCGCACGTGGACTGAAGCTGATCACCGGGGAACTCGCGGTGGACATGAGCGCGGCGCGCGACCCGTTCGTCGTGGTCGCGGGGGCTGGGCGCAGTGTGGCGACGGCGGGTCGGTTCGAAGTCCGCAACCTTGATGGCCGCGTTTGCGTGAGTTGTCTCGAAGGCACGGTACGGGTGATGCACCCGGCTGGCGAGCGCCGATTGATTGCGCGCGAGCAGACGGTCTATCGCGACGACGCCATCGGTGGCGTGGCAGGCATCGAGCCAGCAGCCGTGTCGGCATGGCGACGCGGCGAACTCGTGTTCCGCGAAACCCCCTTGGTGAAGGTGGTCGAAGAGATCAACCGGTATCGCCCGGGCCGGGTGGTGCTGATGGCGGACTCCCGCCGCAATAGCCCGGTGAGCGGGCGCTTCGCCATCGCGATTCTCGACGAGGCGCTGCTACAGATCGAACGCTCGTTCGGGCTGAATTCGCGCTCGTTGCCGGGAGGGCTGCTGATTCTGAGTTGA